From Bos mutus isolate GX-2022 chromosome 5, NWIPB_WYAK_1.1, whole genome shotgun sequence, one genomic window encodes:
- the KCNJ4 gene encoding inward rectifier potassium channel 4 yields the protein MHGHSRNGQAHVPRRKRRNRFVKKNGQCNVYFANLSNKSQRYMADIFTTCVDTRWRYMLMIFSAAFLVSWLFFGLLFWCIAFFHGDLEAGPAGAAAGAPAGGSGAAPVAPKPCIMHVNGFLGAFLFSVETQTTIGYGFRCVTEECPLAVIAVVVQSIVGCVIDSFMIGTIMAKMARPKKRAQTLLFSHHAVISVRDGKLCLMWRVGNLRKSHIVEAHVRAQLIKPYMTQEGEYLPLDQRDLNVGYDIGLDRIFLVSPIIIVHEIDEDSPLYGMGKEELESEDFEIVVILEGMVEATAMTTQARSSYLASEILWGHRFEPVVFEEKSHYKVDYSRFHKTYEVAGTPCCSARELQESKITVLPAPPPPPSAFCYENELALMSQEEEEMEEEAAAAAAVAAGLGLEAGSKEEAGIIRMLEFGSHLDLERMQATLPLDNISYRRESAI from the coding sequence ATGCACGGGCACAGCCGCAACGGGCAGGCCCACGTGCCCCGGCGGAAACGCCGGAACCGCTTCGTCAAAAAGAACGGCCAATGCAACGTCTACTTCGCCAACCTGAGCAACAAGTCGCAGCGCTACATGGCGGACATCTTCACCACGTGCGTGGACACGCGCTGGCGCTACATGCTCATGATCTTCTCCGCGGCCTTCCTTGTCTCCTGGCTCTTTTTCGGCCTCCTCTTCTGGTGCATCGCCTTCTTCCACGGTGACCTGGAGGCTGGCCCGGCAGGGGCCGCGGCGGGGGCCCCAGCGGGAGGCAGTGGAGCTGCACCCGTGGCCCCTAAGCCCTGCATCATGCATGTGAATGGCTTCCTGGGCGCCTTTCTCTTCTCGGTGGAGACGCAGACGACCATTGGCTACGGGTTCCGGTGTGTGACAGAGGAGTGCCCGCTGGCGGTCATCGCCGTGGTGGTCCAGTCCATCGTGGGCTGTGTCATCGACTCCTTCATGATTGGCACCATCATGGCCAAGATGGCCCGGCCCAAGAAGCGGGCGCAGACGTTGCTGTTCAGCCACCACGCCGTCATCTCGGTGCGCGATGGCAAGCTCTGCCTCATGTGGCGCGTGGGCAACCTACGAAAGAGCCACATAGTGGAGGCCCACGTGCGGGCCCAGCTCATCAAGCCCTACATGACCCAGGAGGGCGAGTACCTGCCGCTGGATCAGCGGGACCTCAACGTGGGCTACGACATCGGCCTGGACCGTATCTTCCTGGTCTCGCCCATCATCATTGTCCACGAGATCGACGAGGACAGCCCGCTGTATGGCATGGGCAAGGAGGAGCTGGAGTCAGAGGACTTCGAGATCGTGGTCATCCTGGAGGGTATGGTGGAGGCCACGGCCATGACCACCCAGGCCCGCAGCTCCTACCTGGCCAGCGAGATCCTGTGGGGCCACCGCTTCGAGCCAGTGGTCTTCGAGGAGAAGAGCCACTACAAAGTGGACTACTCGCGCTTCCACAAGACCTACGAGGTGGCTGGCACGCCCTGCTGCTCAGCCCGGGAGCTGCAGGAGAGCAAGATCACCGTGCtgcccgccccgccgcccccgcccagTGCCTTCTGCTACGAGAACGAGCTGGCCCTCATGagccaggaggaagaggagatggaggaggaggctgCGGCCGCTGCCGCCGTGGCTGCGGGCCTGGGCCTGGAGGCGGGCTCCAAGGAGGAGGCGGGCATCATCCGGATGCTGGAGTTTGGCAGCCACCTGGATCTGGAGCGCATGCAAGCCACCCTCCCGCTGGACAACATCTCCTACCGCAGGGAGTCCGCCATCTGA